The Deinococcus carri genome contains a region encoding:
- a CDS encoding alpha/beta hydrolase, producing MKHRTTLLTSLTAALLGTALAGGTTGMAGMQEGFLDVNGARIHYVSQGSGTPMLLLHGYPLSGELFARNRAALAAAGYRVITVDHRGYGKSTAPASDPGSLQTYANDALTVLDRLGVQKAIIGGMSMGGPIVFEMYRTAPQRFMGMILIDTIANPASVVEQNLWKGMAQKAQMFGPQSLAPELLKDMLTGETRAHRMGDVKVLTDIVKQASVAADVAGANVLATRPDSIPTLKTITVPTLIIEGLEDTVYPPEFSMKMQQNIAGSKLVIIPGAAHAAIFEKAAAANRAIIDWARTVR from the coding sequence ATGAAACACCGCACCACCCTTCTGACCTCCCTGACCGCCGCCCTGCTGGGCACGGCCCTCGCGGGCGGCACGACCGGCATGGCCGGGATGCAGGAAGGCTTCCTCGACGTGAACGGCGCGCGCATCCACTACGTCTCGCAGGGCAGCGGGACGCCGATGCTGCTGCTGCACGGCTACCCCCTCAGCGGTGAGCTGTTCGCACGCAACCGCGCGGCCCTCGCGGCGGCGGGCTACCGCGTCATCACCGTCGACCACCGCGGCTACGGCAAGAGCACCGCTCCGGCCAGCGACCCCGGCAGCCTGCAAACCTACGCCAACGATGCGCTGACCGTGCTCGACCGTCTGGGCGTGCAAAAGGCCATCATCGGCGGCATGAGCATGGGCGGTCCCATCGTGTTCGAGATGTACCGCACGGCCCCCCAGCGCTTCATGGGCATGATTCTGATCGACACCATCGCCAACCCGGCCAGCGTGGTGGAGCAGAACCTCTGGAAGGGCATGGCCCAGAAGGCGCAGATGTTCGGCCCGCAGTCGCTCGCGCCCGAACTGCTCAAGGACATGCTGACCGGCGAGACACGCGCGCACCGCATGGGCGACGTGAAGGTCCTGACGGACATCGTGAAGCAGGCGTCGGTCGCGGCGGACGTGGCGGGCGCGAACGTGCTGGCGACCCGGCCCGACTCCATTCCCACCCTGAAGACCATTACCGTGCCCACGCTGATTATCGAGGGTCTGGAAGACACGGTCTACCCGCCCGAGTTCAGCATGAAGATGCAGCAGAACATCGCGGGGTCGAAGCTGGTCATCATTCCCGGCGCGGCCCACGCGGCCATCTTCGAGAAGGCCGCGGCGGCCAACCGCGCCATCATCGACTGGGCCAGGACCGTCCGCTAG